The sequence below is a genomic window from Venturia canescens isolate UGA chromosome 9, ASM1945775v1, whole genome shotgun sequence.
TAGGCAACGGAAAGCATAACGTTTTTACGTGTATACCCTTCAATAGCATTTTGTGTAAAAATGAATTAccgcataatttttttataaagtatTGTTGATTATACATTTATTTTGCATTGAAGAATTATctttaaaatatattttgttcTCTTTGCAAAAACAAAcagtattgtttttttcaaatagccAAAATAGCCCCATCCATTGGTTCAAGCGCCTCTACTGGCGATTTAGGATTTTGCGAAGATTTCACAAAAGTTACACAAAAGCTTCGTTGACAAAAGTTGTTTGCAGCAGCACctgaattttctgttttttgaaacttgaaaTCTGGGTTCTATTATTCTACAAAAGTTAATTACGCAGGACGTTGTCAGtctttataattattttagaaattcggattcagtgaaacttgaaaaatggtGGAGCCTTCGATCCCTGAAGACATTCTCGACGACCTTAGCAGGTTCGGTTTTAACCTCAAACTGTATACATACGAAACATttcaatgacaaaaaaaaagcaaaattgcATTCATGACTGCAAAATATATTTCTGCGTGCAcgaaaattcaacattttattGCTATTTTCTTCTCAGCCGCTTCATAATAAACGTGCCAGAGTTGGAGAGAAAGGATTTGGTGCGGATATGTTTTCAAATAGAATTGGCGCACTGGTTTTACTTGGACTTTTATTGCGCCGCAGACTCTCGCAAATTGAAATCGTGTACGATGAAGGAATTTGcaacacaaatttttcaacacatACCTTTCCTTCAGCCCCATGTATCGCACATAGATACAGTGATAGAGCAGTGGCGAGGGTACAAACAGAGTGTACCGACGTATGGAGCAATAGTTCTCAATGACGACTTAACCAAAGTTTTGCTAGTTCAAAGTTATTACGCAAAAAACAGTTGGGGTTTCCCCAAAGGTAAAGTGAACGAGGACGAAGATCCTTCGCATTGTGCAGTGCGAGAGGTCCTCGAAGAAACTGGCTTTGACATATCTGAACTCATTGACAAGAATGAATACATTGAATCCACTATTCACGAACAATTAGTTCGACTTTACATTATCTCCGGTGTTGGGATGAACACCGAATTTAAACCCAAAACTCGCAAAGAAATCAAGAATGTCGAATGGTTTGCTCTAGCTGATTTGCCTAACAACAAAAAAGATATGACACCTAAAATCAAAATGGGTGTGGGTCGTAATGCTTTCTTCATGGTCGTCCCTTTTGTCAAGTCAGTACTCCTACCTCTACGTGAATCTGGTTTTCCTTTACTATCACCATTATTTATATGGCTtccattttctattattttcttttgccTTGATATTGTTTGTAGTTTCACATctgattatcaatttttcatttaaatgacTCTAATCTTGCTCCTTCAATAACGCACTAAATTAAATTGCAATGTTCACATTTATGAATCTTCATTGCAGAAGAATGAAACGTTGGGTCGCAGAGAAACAGCAGCGCGAAAAAAACGTGACAACAACACGAAGACATCGTCACAAATCTTTAGGTGATGTTGAATCATCTTCCAAGAGTAAACGTCAACAACAAATGTTTTCGCAATCCGTGCAGGTAAAAATACTTAAAGTaatacgaaataatgaaaattatcaTGAACCGAGcattacaattaaaaaacacGGATGAATTGAAAGAATTATAATATTGAGATACTCGATCTAGAACGAAATACCAGACGTTAAAAACACGAGACGATTGAACACCTCGCCAGCTCGAAGTCGTCGAAGCGCTTTCGATACAAAATCCTCTCAAAAATCCTCGTTAGAGAACACCAATAAAAACGGATCGAAAGGAGCATTTAAGCGTAATTTATTTGGAGAAAGCGAAGAAGATCAAACGGTAGCTGTTTTGGCGAAACAATTGGTCGACAGTCCCCAACTTCAAAGGCCTTGTTCTGTCCTACACGATACAGCGATACAATCAATCAAATGCTCCGACTTTAATTACAAACGGACTCCAACCAAGCAACCTCGAGGTAACATAACAGATCCTACATTTCCAAATGAAACTCTATTATAAATATTGcaggagagttattttggcgAGAAGTTATCTCTGTAATCAACAGTATTTGGACCAATGAAAAGGTTTTGAATTTCACTGACAAAAATTCTGCAGAACCTAATTGCTAAGTTCCTTCTATTGCTACTTGAGTTCTTTCACATTATTTGGGAAtcattcattcaatttttttcgtaaaacaaaaattctttcaatacCTTGATTCAGAGTTCAAAGGCGAGTTAATTATCTAATTCACTATTAACTTAAAATACTGAATATGCAAATTGAAAATGCAATATCATTAGTGAATAATTGATGACTTTTTTCTACCTTATAGATATCGAAATTGAGTaatggataaattaaaatttttgcgCTACTTTTAAACTTATTGCTCATTTCTCCAAAAACATTTCTGTTTAATCCATTACATAACGAGCGTACCGTTCGAATAATGGATATACATTCAGATATTATTTTGCGAAACAATACCACCATGATAATGGAATGAATTCATTGATTACAGGTAATTCGAGTGCATCCAATAAGCATGCAACGAACGAAATAACCAGTGGAAATATAAAATCGTTACTATTCGGCGACACGACGGAAAAGTTGACTCCCGATCTTAAGGACATTCCACCACCGTTCAGCCCTTTGCGGCACGGGAATAAATCGCCTTTCACCCGAAAAACTTGTCCAAATACGCAGGAATTGTCGATGAACCTTCATTCGAAAGTTTGGACTCACTTTAAATTCGACAGACAAGCTGTGCTAAATTGCTTCTAATGGAAAAACAGAAAAGTAATATAATGATAGTTGaagttgaagaaaaacacacTCTCGAATTTAggtttaatgaaaatttgcttccaaaaaaattatgaatttattttaaaaattcaatataaaAGGAAACAATTTTTGACACTGTCACGAAAACAAATCTTCAACGTAGtattgaaagaagaaaaaaaccaaTTGAATTCCAAAAAAGAGATTACGAATGAATCGTAATCGTTTACTGAAAAAGATCTCGATAAATTATATAAGTAAACTAGCCAATCAATTAAGACTTTTATGGAATATAGGAATGAAATCTTCCTATCGAAAAACCGGCTTGTAAAAATGATgttcattttttgtattttttttttcagcgaatTCGAAACAAATGTGATACGTATTTGAATTTGCAtgaagtgaaaacgttttttttttctacgccaATTGCGCGAATCCTTGAATAACACTTTAAAATTAGAAATATAGTTATTGTAATGACGATTATGATAATTAACGTAAAACGATGCAATTCaaatggaaatattttcaactctTGTCATATGAACGGAAATCAACTTTTTCGGTTGGGTAGGAGATTAGAAATTGGGGGACAAAAAAGTCTATAATTCACATGTCGTTCCTATCTTTATTGTTGattgataataattattataattaatctatgataataataaataatgagtCAATAGCCCGTAATTAATAATTAGTCAACCAGTAACGAGAGAC
It includes:
- the DCP2 gene encoding m7GpppN-mRNA hydrolase yields the protein MVEPSIPEDILDDLSSRFIINVPELERKDLVRICFQIELAHWFYLDFYCAADSRKLKSCTMKEFATQIFQHIPFLQPHVSHIDTVIEQWRGYKQSVPTYGAIVLNDDLTKVLLVQSYYAKNSWGFPKGKVNEDEDPSHCAVREVLEETGFDISELIDKNEYIESTIHEQLVRLYIISGVGMNTEFKPKTRKEIKNVEWFALADLPNNKKDMTPKIKMGVGRNAFFMVVPFVKRMKRWVAEKQQREKNVTTTRRHRHKSLGDVESSSKSKRQQQMFSQSVQNEIPDVKNTRRLNTSPARSRRSAFDTKSSQKSSLENTNKNGSKGAFKRNLFGESEEDQTVAVLAKQLVDSPQLQRPCSVLHDTAIQSIKCSDFNYKRTPTKQPRGNSSASNKHATNEITSGNIKSLLFGDTTEKLTPDLKDIPPPFSPLRHGNKSPFTRKTCPNTQELSMNLHSKVWTHFKFDRQAVLNCF